A stretch of DNA from Mycobacterium senriense:
ATCCCGGGCTCAGTGATCGGCCGGTGTTGTCGGTGACGACGAGTGCGTGTGCGGGTCCGGTGATGGTGAGCACGCCACGATGGTGGCACCGGTGGTGATAGGGGCATAACAGCACCAGGTTGGCCAACTCGGTGGGGCCGCCGTCTTCCCAGTGCCGCAGGTGATGGGCGTGCAGACCACGGGTGGCCCCGCAGCCGGGCACCACGCAGGTGCGGTCGCGATGCTCTAGCGCGCGGCGAAGCCGCCGGTTGATCAGCCGGGTCGCCCGGCCGGCACCGATGACCTCGCCGTGGCGTTCGAACCAGACTTCACCGGTGGCATCACAGGTCAGGTAGCGGCGTTCGGCGTCGGTGAGCACCGGACCCAAATGCAGTGCCGCAACACGCTGCTCCACGTCGACATGCACCACCACGGTGGTGTGCTGCCCGTGTGGGCGCCGCGCCGCCTCGGCGTCCCACCCCGCCTCGACCAGGCGCATAAACGCCGCGGCGGTGCCAGGCACCGGGGGCCGCTGAGCTGACGCGGCCGTGCCGTTGGGGTGATCGTGGCGCCACTGGGCGAGCAGCGCATCACGATGCGACGCCAAGGCGGCCTCGAACTTCGCCGCGTCATGGTGGGCCAGGGTGATCCGGTAGCAGCTGCCGTGCTCGTTGGCGCTGGTGGTGATCGAACACTCGAACTCGGGCCCAGGTCCGGGTTCGGGTTGGGGTCGCGGTTCTAGTTTGACCGCGGTGCGCAGCTGAGTGACCGTGGCGCAGCGCGCCAACGCCGCGTAGTGCTCATCAGACCCCGCACCGGCGCGTGCCGCGATGACGCCGACCTGATCCAGCGACAGCCGGCCCTCACGCATCCCTTGAGCGCAGCGCGGGAACTCCTCGAGCCGGCCCGCGATCGTGCTGATGGTGTGCGCGGTTGCCGGCGAACAGCCGGTCTTCCAGGCCACCAACGCCGGCACCGACCGCGCCCCGGTGACCCCGCAGAGCTCATCTCGCTCGATCTCGGCCACGATCTCCACGATGCGCCCATCAATCGCGTTGCGCTGACCGGTCAACTCCGCCAACTCCTCGAACAACACCCCAAGACGCTCACCAGGACTCACCACCACAGCGCCAGCAGATGCGATCGAAGACATAACCCCATCATCGCAGCCACCTACGACAAATCCGGGCCCGCGCCAGTACGGTGGACGCGGCCCGAGGGAACTACATCAACCAGCTTTTGATGAAGTCGCCACCGGGTCGTCGTCGTCCCACAGCAGCAGCTGGCGAACCGCCGGGCGCGGACCGTAGGGCCGCAGCATGGTGCTGGCCGGGCGCG
This window harbors:
- a CDS encoding HNH endonuclease signature motif containing protein translates to MSSIASAGAVVVSPGERLGVLFEELAELTGQRNAIDGRIVEIVAEIERDELCGVTGARSVPALVAWKTGCSPATAHTISTIAGRLEEFPRCAQGMREGRLSLDQVGVIAARAGAGSDEHYAALARCATVTQLRTAVKLEPRPQPEPGPGPEFECSITTSANEHGSCYRITLAHHDAAKFEAALASHRDALLAQWRHDHPNGTAASAQRPPVPGTAAAFMRLVEAGWDAEAARRPHGQHTTVVVHVDVEQRVAALHLGPVLTDAERRYLTCDATGEVWFERHGEVIGAGRATRLINRRLRRALEHRDRTCVVPGCGATRGLHAHHLRHWEDGGPTELANLVLLCPYHHRCHHRGVLTITGPAHALVVTDNTGRSLSPGSLARPPTQPPPAVPPCPGPTGERANWWWYDPFQPQPPPTNN